A window of Fusarium fujikuroi IMI 58289 draft genome, chromosome FFUJ_chr10 genomic DNA:
AGCTGAGAGCTTGGGAGACATAGTCGCGAGTAGCGTCACCAATGTTCAAGGCGAAGCCGTCTAGGCCCATAGACTTGGCATTGTCGATGTCTTTATGCGCGTGCTCCTGGGTTACAGTTCCGACCTAATACAAGGCATAATCCTTAGTAATGCGGtacaacaagaagatgagTGTAAGAAGAACTGACCATGTAATGAGCAAATACTGCTTTGGCATTAGCAGCTCTAGCGAGAGTGCTAGAGATGGCCAACAACCTGGCTAGTCCCTTCATTATGAACACGAGGAGAGCAAGTTGGAACGCAGGTTTGAAATGTCGATACAAAGCTACATACTGGTCTTGTACATCGCCTATTTATGGCcaattgcttcttgttgacatCTTCTGATGTCTGGTGCGACTTACAAGTAAAATGGGCCGAATAATGTCACATTGAGACTATCTGAAATGGCGGAGTCTGCTAAAGCCGATGCATGTGTTCCTGCAGGAGCTGTCATGATACCTCGCCATTGCCCAACGCGGCATTTCAAATAGGCTCACCTGTATGCTTCATTCAGTTAAGCTTTCGGTTAAGTGCTGAAGAGGTTGCTCGGGGGGCGAAGGATTGCTCTACCCTCAGAAGCGTATAGCTTCAAACGCTATGGTGCCATTGAAAGTGCCCACCACGGTTATCTCGGCAGTCTAAGCGAGAAGGCCTGTCATTCAAGGAAGGTGACATTTCAAATCCTTCAGATTAGATGAATCCTCGCATAGCCAGTGATAGGGTAAAAAGGTTTTCTTCTTATGATTCGCATCCAATGGGACGTGGTAGGTAATGCCGAGATTCTAGGGTCAATTGGCGAATAGAGAGTATCACCGTGCATTTACAGATCGCGGAACTTAAACGTCCAATGGCAAAACTCCCTTCTAAGATTTAAGTCTATCTCCAAGTCCAGCGCTTGACATAACAGAAACACGATATCATAACCACCCTACACGGAACCAAATGCCAATCTCAAGCCCGAAAATCAGTTGTATCTATTACATCGTGTGCACCTCGGGAATAGCGGTCCAGCGAGTACCGTATCTACTCTTGCTACGCCAATGGGCTCCAAACCAATAAAGAGCAAAAGGAAATGATGTCATGACGCCAGAGATAATGCCAAAGAGGCTGAAGGTCCAGGCTCCGCCCAGGTTGGTAAGCATGTCGAGGATGAAAACTGGTACAATGCCTGCGCAGGCCAATCGAAAGCATGCCGCTGTGGTGAGTGCAGATAGAGTTCCAGCTGGTGGATATGCATCGAACAGATAAGAAATGAACGAGATGAGGACCATAGCATTCCCCCAGACATATACTGCAGTACCAGAAATTGGAGCGAGGTAATGTATGCTCGGAGTCGCGGTGAAGGCAACCCAGAACAGAGAACCAGCCACCAAGAACGCTCCGAACATGGCTGGAACAAGGCGCTTCTCGATATCTTCCATGCTTCGCTTAGCTCGACTAGAGAGTAGAGCCTCGATCAAGGAGGAGGTAAGAAGTGCTAGTATCACTCCAACGATAGCGGAGACGAATGCCAGACCAGACTGCCTGACTCCGAATCCATAAGTGGCGCCCAATGCAGCTGGTACAGAAATGAACCACTGGAATACAACTGCAAAATTGAGGCCAAGGTAGAGAGAGATCAAGATGACGAGGGGTTCTGCAAAGAGCATTTTGACTGGTGTAAGAATGGTGATACGGGTCATCTCAGAAAGTGTCACTCCGCTTTGAGCACATGGAAGCCTGATACCGCTCTTGTTATAGCGAATGCGGGTTCGTAGAATCTCTCGACCGTATGTTTCAGGCATGAAGGAGCCAAATGCAAGGGCCGCGGTGGCGAAGATGAGAGTAACCCACGAGAGCCAGGCGGGCCCTTTGGCTGCGAAGACAAAGCCGCCGATGATAGGGCCTGCAGTCACAACTGTCAGTTCTCTTTCTAGATCCAAGAGAAAGCTCAGAACATACCGGCAGCAGCTCCAAGATAAGAGGCAAGAGTCAAGAAGGAATAATATGTCACGGTCTTATTGGCAGACCAGACATCAGCGAAAGTGCCTTCAATCAAGACAACGCAAGGGCCACCAAAAAGTCCAGCGAGGAATCGGAAAGCCAACAGTGTCGAAATGTTGGTTGCAAGACCAACCACGATCACACAGAGGCAGAAAAGCGGGAAGCTGGTGAAGTAAATCGGTCGTCGGCCGTATCTCTCAGAGAGATGCGGAGTGTAGATGGGTGCGAAAAAAACGCCAAAGAATGGCATTGTGaaaccaacaacagccaCGCGCTGTGAGACACCAAATGCCTCTGGGATGGCGCCGATGGCTGCTGTGTAAGTGGTTGTTCCGTACATGCTACTTAAGTCAGTATCTTTTTGTCGTTTTATGGCGTGGGTAACTTAcatgacaaagacaaagaagaatgcACAAGCCGACACGTAGACCTTTTTGAGAATTGACCAACTCATTGGGCTATCAGGATCAGTCGGTGACAGGTTATGTCCTCCAGATCCTGCATTGGCCCTGATGCAAGGCTCGTGTTCATCGTCAGGTGTGTGTCGACCGTCCATGTTTTCTGTATGTGACGCCGCGTCGAAGGCTGGCATATTGGGTGTTGGTTGGAAGCTTGTCATGTTGGAAGTCATGTCGTATGTCGCTGTTTGGTGGGCAGCGTCCGTGTTGTTCGTATTGGAGGTAGATGTTGGAAAGAATATGGATTAATCGAATTGTGTTGAAGCACGAGAGTGTTGTTTGATGGATTGAACAAACAGATGCCAAGGTCAATCGCTTATATACACCATTGTCTTGGACCCCAACATTGATGCACTCATCATTTTTCCTCGAAGAAATGCATCAAAGCTTACATAGCCCTGTCCAGAGGCGGAGCGACGCCCTTTCCATCAGCTCTTTGAGATAATCAAAATGAAGTTGCCGAATGCCGATCACAGTCTGGGGTCAAACCGAATAAGAATTCATTTTCGCCAATGTTCAATTGAAGCTTTGTCCGCCAGATAATCAGAATTACTGAATGCAGTAAAGCTGTTGACTTGGCTCCCGCAGGGCTAAAGATCTTAGCGCTGACACTACAGTGAGGCTTGTTCTGCTTGCTTGTTTCGAGAGTTTCAAATCAGGATTGCCTAATTGAGTAAGCTGCTCAACGGTGCAGGTGAGCTTCATGGCTTGAAGGATCAAAGGTCGGAACGAAAAATCGTATTTGGGAAATATTCAGGGGATCATGATAAATTTGCAACCAACAGCTGCCTTCTGATTGAAACAGAAATTGACTTCAAAACATCCATTAGCGGCATGCAGCCGGAGGGGCGCTTCTGTTGAGACTAATGGCTGGCTACCCGCTGGTGACCCTGATCTACAGCGCACCAGGTACCTGTAACACCCTGGCCCGCTAGGTCTAGCGCTGCTCCTGGCGAGCACAAACATCATAATTAATATCGAGAACGGGTATTCGCGTAAATCTTGAGCTATCAGAGCGCCATTTGCACATTTGGAGATAGTGAGCATTGATACTGAAGTGAAATAATTACATGCTATTTGTTATGTACCTGCtcccatcaccaactctCAACGTCCAACAAGTAATCAAGCAAAGTAAACAGAGAAGGCAAGCAGACTCAAGATAGCCACAACCATGGCAGGTTGACCAGTGGGACAACCCGATGCGCTGttcatctcatccttcttcatgtCGTCTTTCTTCGTATCCATCTCGTCGGTCGAATTCATAGAGCCGCCATCAGATGTCAATTTTGCCTGGCCAAAGTTGGCGTCAAACTTCTCGCACCATAGACCAACGTAAGAGAAGTCTTTTGCAGTATGGCCAGCATCAAGCTTAACCATGATGTCCATCTTCGATGAGGTATCGCCGATGCGCTCTTTGTTGATGCGGAAGCCGGATGAGAGGTCTTCAGTCTTGGATCCCCACCAGTAGAGAGCAGGTGCGGATGCGTCTTTGAGTTCGTAGTCGGTGATCTTGAGTTCAGTATCGCTGACGACCTCAACTGTACCGCCGAGTCCAGCGTCCAGTGAGGACAGGGCGCCAGAGTCACCCATCTTGGCGGCCATGGCAGCGgaggcaaagagaagagcgGCGAGCTTGAAAGCCATTGTGAAAAAGAGAGGTAATGAAATTGAGGTTTGAGGTAAATGTTGACTTTGCAGAAATGTCGCAGTAGACGGAAAGAGATTGTAATGCGAGTTGATTGCTGATGAAGCTGGTTTCATTGTACTGGCCCAATGTTCTTATACTGCCGTACAGCTTCACCTCGATTCTATAAGAGGCAATTCAGATGATAGAACAAATAAGCCCCAGAAACAATTATCCGCCTCAGCGTTTGAGGCTAAATGTTTCACAGCAGGTCTTTGCCTAATTTTACCGTAAAATTAAGCTTGTTTCCATCCGCATTGCCCAAAGAGGAAATTCTGATTAGCGATGATGGTCAACGCAGCCAGCGCCCGCACCTCGAAGCATAGCCTCGACGCCACGTCAGGGATAGCACCAGAACATTTGATCAATCAACAATGTTTCTGATTTACCGTGCCAAAGTATGAATCTCCTCAGCCCCAGGCCTAGCATTTATTTCTTGGGAATCTAGTCAGCCACAAGGTCCGAATGGTAAGTTTgatcaatcatcatctgtAATAGCACCCTTGCACTGCCATGCTTTTGACAATATAGGCTTGTCCGTCAAGTATTTAGTGTTTGTGTTCTCCATTTTCATGTGCAGTATTGAACCACCGATCACTCACATCGACTTACACTTTTGATCCTCCTTACCATCCGAAAATGACTGATCCCGTGATTATCGATCGCTATACCGCTGCaagagtttattttggcggCGTTATTGGCTTAATATTCCTGGAATCACTCATCCCTTTCAGTATCTACACCTTCCAAAGATACAACAAGTGTAATAGCTCCGTTTATCCATGCTTAAGCTTCGCTAATGCACCCAGATCGACTTCAAGATCGAAATGTCTTGCACTGGAGTATTACTGTCTGGCTTCACAAACTACACAGCTTCCAGCTTCCTCTCCCGTACTTAGACTGGCACGTCGCCGATGCTGCTCGCTTCACTGCTTTTCTCACACTCAACTTGATCTTCAGCGTACAATCCAACGAGTTCACGGCCGATTATACCCTGTACGGCTGGCTAGCAATTGCCAATGCTGGTCTCTCACTGCTGATGGCATCCCGTAACAATCTATTCGCATCCCTTCTTCGTATTCCCAGTCCATTCCTCCTTCAGTACCATCGCTGGATCGGCCTTGCAACAGTTGCTCACGCCACAGCCCATGTATCGTTCAATATTCAGCATTACATCGAGACAAAACAGGTCACCACCAGCTTTGGAAATCATCGGATCCAATTAGGCTTAACGGCCTGGATTTCTCTAGCCTTACTCTTTCTTACGGCCCTACCGATTGTGCGACGCCGCTTCTTCGAAGTCTTCTACTACACGCACGCTCTGTTCTTTGTTTTCGTCGTTGGGGCTTTGATCCATGCCTCGCATGGACCGGAATTCATGCTTCCGGGGCTTTTGCTCTGGGGAATTGATCGAGTGATCCGATTTGCATACAACTTTCGCACCATCCAAGTGCAGAGTGTCGAGGCATTCGATGGAAACGTTACAaagttcaaggtcaagggtcTGAGGACTCGTACTCCCGGACAGGTTGTCTGGCTCCAAATCCCAAGGGTGTCCTTTGTGAACTGGCATCCATTCACTGTCGCCAGTGCGCCGAATGATCCTGAGAAGACTGCGACAATCGCCGTACGAGGTCTTGGGGGCTTCACCAAGGCTGTACAGTACGCTGACTGCAACGGTGATGTGAATTCGCACGGATGCGATTCGTTGGACTCGAACAGCATGATGTCTCACCCGCTCAAGATGCGTCTTGATGGCCCATATGGTGTTGGGTCAGTGTCCTGGGGCTTGCTGCCAGTGACTGTTCTTGTCGCCGGAGGCATTGGAATTACGCCAGGTATCAGCATTGCGTCTCATATCATCAGACAAACGGGTATCGATGTAGGCAGTCGTTTCGCGTCTCacgttcatcttctttgggTCGTCAGAGATGCTCAGCATATCCAGTGGTTCGCAGATGAACTGGCTGACCTTGCCAATGCATGTGCAAAGCCAAATTCGACAACAACTCTTGAAATAGCAATATTTGTAACTGGTGGAAGGCATCgtgaggttgagatgagcCACCCGTCTCATGAAATGCAGGTCATGAGCTCTCCACAGCCTTGGTCTATCCATTCGGGGCGACCAGATCTAAAGCAGTGGTTCAGGCAGCTCAAGTCTAACCATCTTGGCATGGATGCAGCCGTGAACTTATGCGGGCCAAGGCAACTCATTGAGCAAGGTAGAGAGGCCGCATGTGGTGTTTCTGATAGAGAAGGACTTTTCTTTGTACAGGAGGAAGTGTTCGAGCTGTAGACTGTTGCTTACGTTCTCTGTGTAGTTAAACACTAAATTAATGATCACTTCCCAATGGGGAACAATTTTCTGGTGTGATTTTCACCATACAGTCATCAATTCTCAttctaaagttattaaaaatgTAGTCTAAACTGGTCTAAACTGGTCTAAACTCTAACCATTCTTTGATGCTTTCCTCACTGAGAATTGCTTTACGGCCAATCACATTATAGCCATCAAGGCCCacttctttatcttatcatagatatctattttctCGGCGCCTGAAGTGCTGGCAGGGACGAACGAAAACAGCCGCCGtagcctcaacaccaacgccaCTCCTGATCCGCCGACAAAAGCATATCACGATAGTTACAGAAATGGCAAAAAGATCATTCGGAAGGCGATGGGATTGCTCCCGCCAGGGCTTGAACCTGAGACCTTCGCATTACCGGATACTCGGAATGAAGTATTAGTACGACGCTCTAACCAACTGAGCTACGGAAGCCGTCCGAATGCGTTGAAAGTCGAGGCTCTCCAACGGTTGAGGATTCTCCGGCCACCGAGGTGACCACTTTCTCAATTGCGTTGCACGTCTCTATGGTATCCTACCCTCATTCACGGGCTTCTGGAAAATGTTCTGTGGCTATAGTCGTGCAACTGTATCAGGTCCTCAAAGACTTACACGAAAACGGCACGCTCCGATTTCCGCAGATGCCGACATCCATGTCCCAAGATTACCTCTAAGCTTACAACTCAATAGTTCCGCCTCGCCTCTCTTTATTCACTGTTGCAAAGATGCTGGGTTTTCTCAGTCAAGCTACGGCATTTCAGTTCCCTGGACATGATCTTATTCTATCTCTCTGGTCTTGACAAAAGGAGTGCCATGAATCGCTGCGACTGATCGGACTGAATTTGTTCCAAATCTGTTGCTTGGCTGTGAAAGAACGGACGTACTTCAGTCTAAAGTGAATTGATATCTATTCAGTGCTATCTCCGGCGTTGGAAATGCACTAGTCCTAAGATCCGTCCACTCATCTAGCCGTCAATTTAGATAACTCGGACTTTCACTCCTACTGCTCATCAAATACCAAGAGGCTCTGAACAGCCACTCTTCCAAACGCACTCTCCAATAGCCTCTGTCGCCCACGATGAAAAGGAAGCTCCGCCACAACCATGACGCTAATATCCTCTGGTCGTACGCCAACCTTGACCAGTAACTCGAGCACCGCCACGAGCGTTCCTCCAGTTGCGAGAACAtcgtcaacaacaaccactTTATTGCCTTTGTGAATTATGTTGGCGTTCATCTCAAAAATACCCTTATCCGTCGCGCCGACTATGCGAGTCGAGATGTGCGACGAACGTCTCTGAACAGATACCGTAGGTGAGGGGAATTTGTTGCCTGTTGTGATTAGAACCAGAGGTACTCCTGTTTCCAGTGCCAGAGGCGAGGCAAAGATATACCCACTGGCTTCGCTAGTGACTACAGCATCCACCTTGTCCCAGTTACCTGCGAAATGACTCTTCAGGAGCGAAGTGCACAGCGCGTGTCCTCCCTTCTGTTGGGCTATATTCAGCACGTATCGAAAGTCGATGCCTTGGCGTGGAAAGTTCGGTACTGTTGGCACCATGCCAGCCAGGTTCTGAAGCTCTTTGCTCATGAAAGGAATAAGACGTTGGTTGGCAAACCACATCACCGCTTCCTCTCCATTCGCTTCGTTCTCAAAGGTGAAGTTTGGTAAGTAGATGTCGTCTGCAGACATGTATTCTTCGCTGTCTGGTGTTTTACACGTGTTTTCGTCTCCCCGTCTTCGCAAGCTTCGCGTGCCCTTGCTCGCCTGAACCCAGACGTCGATCAGCCTGGCATCCTGAACAAGGTGCGATAGCGCTGCACACGGAGCCGTTTCCGTCATACCAGTGATGAACAGCACATCcgaatcatcttcttccagtACTTCGAGAAAATGATTCTCTGCCGCAAAATGACCTGCCTCCAGTTGGCTCTTGTAGAAATCATTAGGAGACTTCCGGTGTTGTTCTTTGTAGGGTCGATCATTGAGAAGACGGACAAGATCAAAACCTTTTGCTGCTACGTATTTTCTCTTGGTAACCTCGCTGATGCTGACCACCCGACTACTATATCCATGTGCCTTGAAGACGGCAGACCAGATACCAGCACAATAGTCCTTCCCAGCACCGTGCTCACCGGTGACAAGAATGACGAGCTTCTGTGGCAGGCCGATAAGCGTCAGAGGGCAAGTGTACGCGAGGATGTTCTTAGGGTCAAATGCTTTCTTGAGTTTAACCAGCCTTCGGCGATTGGGGCCGAAAGCTTTGGTGGCCAAGATACTATCTCGAGGATCAGGGCCAAGATCTGCACCGTAGACACCTTTGCTCATCGGCAGGAGCTCGTTCACAACCCGGTAGACCCATCGAACAACAGCGTCAGCAGTGTGTGTTCCATCATATTCTCTGGGCCAAATACCAGTAACGACGCAAGCAAAATCCCAGTCTCTGCAACCAAAAGCAGTCTCTTCAGGTGCAACATGTCTCACGGCTTTACCGCCATGCACAAGGTCTAAATAACAGTAGGGCGTAGGACCATCCCTCGTGGCACTTATCAAGACTTTTATGGTATCTGGGTTGGCTATGTCCTTTAGAAAAACACACCGTTTGAAGGCGGAAGTCTTGCCGCCCCCGTGTCCGGCATGCATCTTGGATACATACATCTCCTTGTCGAAGAGCTCAATAGCATCAGTTGTCTTCCGAGGCGGTCCCGTAGAAATTTCCTGTGACGCACCCTCCAAGGAACATAAGAAAGTGGTCATTCCACAGCGGATCTCTCCACCTTCGCAGTACAGGTAAAAGTCTGAAGAGATATCGTGGGGATATAGGCTGGATACCTCGCGACTTTTAGTTGCCAGTGTCTTCTCAGCGTCATGGCCGTTTGGCTGACCATAATTACGCACTGAGAATACCTGAGCTGTGTAAGACTTGAAAGTAACGCTGGTGACAATACCGAAATTCGTTCCGGCTCCCTTCAAGGCCCACAATAGTCCCTCGTCCTGTTCGTGACGAACGGCATTCGGAGGTCGATGTTGTTCAGGGACGTAACCGGTGCAGAGAACTTGACCGCTGATAACATCAACCATGACAGCACCGACGATAGCGTCGCAGGCGAGGCCGCAGTGTCTGCCCAGATGTCCAATGCCGCCTTGGAGCCAAAGGCCTGCACCAACACTCGGTCGAGAGCCCAAAGGCACTGTCACACCCACAGCCATAGTCTCACGGATGATGTCCCCCGTCTTACACCCAGCTTCGGCGACAACCCAACATTCCGTGTCTACATCTTGGGGTGGATTGGCGACGTGGACTTTGTCGAATGCACTCATATCAACGGAAACTACACCAGGCCAAAGGCAATGATCACTGTGGCCACCACCCAGGATCGCCAAGCTAGTTCTGTTGGTCAGTGCCCATCGAACACACGACTGAACCTGGCTGATGTCTAATGGTCTGACGATAGCAGCAGGTCTGTTGTATAGCGCCTGTCGATTTTTTTACTTTGTACGGCCTGGGTACTGATGGTAAGCAGGCAGTCAAGTCAGGTAGCTTGTTGGCATGTCGAGTCATTGCTATCATGATTTCAGGTGAGCTGAATATGAGATGGCCTGGGTAATCGTCGTCATGGCCCGCCAGTTCACGGCAGATCGTCCGCCACTGAGCCTGGCGGGTCTCATATAATACTCCGGTTGTCAAACGGTATCCGACGATGAAGCGACTGAAACTGTCGatggcttcatcatcgtctttgaTCTACAGCGCGATTGGGAAATGACAGCGAACGGTGACAGACCAGGTTGTCGAAAATGAGAGAGCCAGCGCGGTGAAAGATAATGACCATACCGTCAAGCGGATCTTCGGGCAGCATCTCTATAGTATGCCTGATGatctcctttttatttttcagTCCATACAAGCCATGGCAGAAAAGAATGACGTCGTACTTCTCGCCGGGGCAGCTCCCCTTTATGAAGGGAGCTAGGCGAGCAAACGAATAGTTCAAGGAGGGGAGTGGTCTCTCGTTCTCCTTAAGCGATAGCCATCTTTGGAGACTTTGGGTGTATTGAAAAGATGGCTCTAGTGCGACGTATTTCgtgatcctcttcctcggagTCATCGGCAGGTACCCTAGAACACTTTCCGGGCCTGGGCCAATCTCCAAGACCGAGATCTCATCTCGCGTCGAGAGGGAGGTTATCAGTTCAGACAGTTGAGGAATTATGACATTCTCCTGGTGCGTCTGCTCGCCGGAGGCCTCGGCAAAGAAACTAAGCCCATCGTCGTACTCTTTATCGTTCAATGGTTTACGGGGCGCTTCATCGCCAACCCTTTTGAGGGCTTTCTTGAGAGCATGGAGAGTCGTCATTATGATGAAGTTGTAGTGCgattggtggaggagggttGAATGTGGAACTCAGAAGGTTGACAGATAATGATGGGAAGAAAAAGTTCCCTTCTAGGcattatatagtattataatgTTCAACATGAACGCCACTTTATGCACAAACTGATATCTGATGATGTTCTTTTATTTGTCTTCGTTTACTAGGTATTTTGTGCTGAACCGACCTCATTGACTGCACGGGAGCTTTCTGGCTCTGAATGCAAAAATCAACGAAGCGCATTGTTACATCTGAGTAAAGTGTCTAGCACCTTCTCTAAGTAGTAGGTAAACAGCAGGACAGGTCCTTTAACATAAGGACAAGAGGTTGACAACGCAAAAAGACAGCATGCATGAGTTTTCAACAAGTCACATAAATGCAAGCAAATCACAttatgatgaagaatgagacaaaaaaagaaagcctcGCAAACGCTCGCAATCGAATATTTATAGGAACAGCCCGATGCGGGGGTCGAAcccgcaaccttgagatcgcgTACTCGTAAGAGTCTCACGCTCTACCGATTGAGCTAACCGGGCGTGGCTCTTATTGGATGACTGCCTGTGCACTGCGTCGGTTTGTGAAGATTGCATAATCGTGTCCAGAGTTAAGCATGCTAATGCAAGGTAGCCACTGCATAAGCTCTTGGAATACTGCACAAGTCTGAGGCTTTGGTGTAGGTAGGATAAAAGGACAACTCAGCTTGTGCCGAACGGAGATTGCATGCGCCTGCTTGCCCGCTTCTGCCTCCAGTCAAGAAAGATGAAGGGCAATCTGACGCGCCAGGCAACGGCTATCTTTTGAAATGCTGTGCTacgttgatgttggtttgCCCATGGCACAGTGCAAGAGGTGAATGCTGGAGcgtgtactccgtacattGATAACAATGCGGGGAGAAATTGGGAAGTGCAAATGACACGTAGGCGATCTCTTATCGCGCTCGCGTCGCGTTTCCAAAGCGTTGATTTAGGTGAGCTATTTTAGTTTGCTCGCTCGCTCAGCGTCGAAAATGAGAATGGGATATGGCGTGCTTAGAATCGGGCTCCAAACTCGCCAAACGCATCTGCCACTCACTCATACCAAGCTAATCAGCAAATCTGCTATCTGATACTACTCAGAAAGCTTTATCATTAACTAGGCGGTACACGTTTCCCGATGATTTGTTTCTGTTACTGAATGTAAAATGCATCTCTAGGGTAGCGCAATGGGTTGGTCTTGCGGTACGAAGTACGTCATTTCCATCTTTATCTTATCATGTCCTAATCCGGGAAAAGGGCACGGGCCACAACTACAGTCaacttggcttggcttggcatTAATGGTTAGTTTGTGAACACTACAAGCCTTAGAAACAGGCCACAGGTATTTACATAACAAACTGATGCCTTGTTTGTCATGATTTCGCTTCTTTTGAAAACTTGCATCTACCAAAAACCCTGATCACTATCACACATCACTACCAGAAAGATTCATTCTTTCAGCGTATCAGGTCTTTGAGAAATTCCGTCAACAGGTCTTCCCTCCATATAGTGTAGTGCGTCTCCCCGGAATACTCCTTGTAGATCGCCTTTGGTAGCCTCTCTGCCATGTATCGTCCCATTTCTGGTGAAGTATTCTCGTCTGCAAACCCGTACCATAGTCGTATACTCTCGTACTCGATGTCCTCCAGTTTGAAACCCCAAGGTTCAGTGTTGAGCTTCATGTCGAGGCCATGACCTGCCCCTCCTTGGGCATAAACTTGTCTGAAAACCCTGACAGCGGACTGTAAAGCGCTTGGTTTCTCCAGAACTTCTCGATATTCCTCTCCAAAACCCTTGATCTGTTCTCTCCAGACTGCTTCCATTTTGGCTGGGTCGCGATTATGTGCCGCAGCGAGAAAGATGCTTTCCATGTACTTTACGAACTCTTCGTTCTGGTCTTTCCAAACCATTATGAGTTTCTGGATTAGTTCACTTTGACCGGCCTGACCCGCTTCACAAGGCCCGACGCCAGCACAGATACCAACCGCCAATAACTCCTCTCTAGGCAATGCTTGTGCGCATGCAAGAGTGTAGCCAGTAACTCCACTCGTTCCAATGATGCGATAGTAGGGAAGTCTGAGATGATGAATCAAAGCTCTCAGATCGGCTGGATAGTCCAAGACTCTTCGGTGCGAATAAAATGTGGAATTCCCGATACCTGGACGATCTGGGGCAATCCAGCGGACGCCCAGCTGTTTCGCGAGAGGGTGTTCAAATCCAGAGAGTGTGACTCCCGAATCTGGTGTTCCATGGAATTAAAGTACTGGAGTTCCTGTAGAAT
This region includes:
- a CDS encoding TPO4-Proposed vacuolar polyamine transporter translates to MTSFQPTPNMPAFDAASHTENMDGRHTPDDEHEPCIRANAGSGGHNLSPTDPDSPMSWSILKKVYVSACAFFFVFVIMYGTTTYTAAIGAIPEAFGVSQRVAVVGFTMPFFGVFFAPIYTPHLSERYGRRPIYFTSFPLFCLCVIVVGLATNISTLLAFRFLAGLFGGPCVVLIEGTFADVWSANKTVTYYSFLTLASYLGAAAGPIIGGFVFAAKGPAWLSWVTLIFATAALAFGSFMPETYGREILRTRIRYNKSGIRLPCAQSGVTLSEMTRITILTPVKMLFAEPLVILISLYLGLNFAVVFQWFISVPAALGATYGFGVRQSGLAFVSAIVGVILALLTSSLIEALLSSRAKRSMEDIEKRLVPAMFGAFLVAGSLFWVAFTATPSIHYLAPISGTAVYVWGNAMVLISFISYLFDAYPPAGTLSALTTAACFRLACAGIVPVFILDMLTNLGGAWTFSLFGIISGVMTSFPFALYWFGAHWRSKSRYGTRWTAIPEVHTM
- a CDS encoding related to ferric-chelate reductase: MTDPVIIDRYTAARVYFGGVIGLIFLESLIPFSIYTFQRYNKYRLQDRNVLHWSITVWLHKLHSFQLPLPYLDWHVADAARFTAFLTLNLIFSVQSNEFTADYTLYGWLAIANAGLSLLMASRNNLFASLLRIPSPFLLQYHRWIGLATVAHATAHVSFNIQHYIETKQVTTSFGNHRIQLGLTAWISLALLFLTALPIVRRRFFEVFYYTHALFFVFVVGALIHASHGPEFMLPGLLLWGIDRVIRFAYNFRTIQVQSVEAFDGNVTKFKVKGLRTRTPGQVVWLQIPRVSFVNWHPFTVASAPNDPEKTATIAVRGLGGFTKAVQYADCNGDVNSHGCDSLDSNSMMSHPLKMRLDGPYGVGSVSWGLLPVTVLVAGGIGITPGISIASHIIRQTGIDVGSRFASHVHLLWVVRDAQHIQWFADELADLANACAKPNSTTTLEIAIFVTGGRHREVEMSHPSHEMQVMSSPQPWSIHSGRPDLKQWFRQLKSNHLGMDAAVNLCGPRQLIEQGREAACGVSDREGLFFVQEEVFEL
- a CDS encoding related to adenine phosphoribosyltransferase, with amino-acid sequence MTTLHALKKALKRVGDEAPRKPLNDKEYDDGLSFFAEASGEQTHQENVIIPQLSELITSLSTRDEISVLEIGPGPESVLGYLPMTPRKRITKYVALEPSFQYTQSLQRWLSLKENERPLPSLNYSFARLAPFIKGSCPGEKYDVILFCHGLYGLKNKKEIIRHTIEMLPEDPLDGMVIIFHRAGSLIFDNLIKDDDEAIDSFSRFIVGYRLTTGVLYETRQAQWRTICRELAGHDDDYPGHLIFSSPEIMIAMTRHANKLPDLTACLPSVPRPPLDISQVQSCVRWALTNRTSLAILGGGHSDHCLWPGVVSVDMSAFDKVHVANPPQDVDTECWVVAEAGCKTGDIIRETMAVGVTVPLGSRPSVGAGLWLQGGIGHLGRHCGLACDAIVGAVMVDVISGQVLCTGYVPEQHRPPNAVRHEQDEGLLWALKGAGTNFGIVTSVTFKSYTAQVFSVRNYGQPNGHDAEKTLATKSREVSSLYPHDISSDFYLYCEGGEIRCGMTTFLCSLEGASQEISTGPPRKTTDAIELFDKEMYVSKMHAGHGGGKTSAFKRCVFLKDIANPDTIKVLISATRDGPTPYCYLDLVHGGKAVRHVAPEETAFGCRDWDFACVVTGIWPREYDGTHTADAVVRWVYRVVNELLPMSKGVYGADLGPDPRDSILATKAFGPNRRRLVKLKKAFDPKNILAYTCPLTLIGLPQKLVILVTGEHGAGKDYCAGICEVTKRKYVAAKGFDLVRLLNDRPYKEQHRKSPNDFYKSQLEAGHFAAENHFLEVLEEDDSDVLFITGMTETAPCAALSHLVQDARLIDVWVQASKGTRSLRRRGDENTCKTPDSEEYMSADDIYLPNFTFENEANGEEAVMWFANQRLIPFMSKELQNLAGMVPTVPNFPRQGIDFRYVLNIAQQKGGHALCTSLLKSHFAGNWDKVDAVVTSEASGYIFASPLALETGVPLVLITTGNKFPSPTVSVQRRSSHISTRIVGATDKGIFEMNANIIHKGNKVVVVDDVLATGGTLVAVLELLVKVGVRPEDISVMVVAELPFHRGRQRLLESAFGRVAVQSLLVFDEQ